One window of the Oncorhynchus keta strain PuntledgeMale-10-30-2019 unplaced genomic scaffold, Oket_V2 Un_scaffold_14063_pilon_pilon, whole genome shotgun sequence genome contains the following:
- the LOC118375917 gene encoding brain-specific angiogenesis inhibitor 1-associated protein 2-like protein 1 gives MSRDPEEVNKLTESTYKNVMEQFNPGLRNLVNLGKSYEKSVAAMSLAGKVYFDAVSKIGENAAVSPVSRELGKSYLPGHVTVHI, from the exons ATGTCGAGGGACCCTGAAGAAGTGAACAAGCTCACCGAAAGTACATACAAG aATGTAATGGAACAGTTCAACCCTGGGCTCAGGAACCTGGTCAACCTGGGGAAGAGCTATGAGAAATCAGTGGCAG CGATGAGCCTGGCTGGAAAGGTGTACTTTGATGCGGTCTCTAAGATCGGAGAGAATGCTgcggtctctcctgtctccagGGAGTTGGGTAAGTCTTACCTCCCTGGCCATGTTACAGTCCATATCTGA